Genomic segment of Umezawaea sp. Da 62-37:
CGGCGCAGCGCGTCGCGGATGGCGGCCGTCTTGCGCATCCAGCCCGCGTCGTCGATGCCCGTGCCGCGGCCGACCACGCTCACCGGCTCCGACCCGGTGAGCGACGCGATCAACACCGCCGCCGGGGTCGTGTTACCGATGCCCATGTCCCCGGCGATCAGCAGGTCCGCGCCGCCGTCGACCTCCTCGTCGGCGATCCGCATCCCCGCGGTGATCGCCGCGATGGCCTCCTCGCGGGTCAGCGCGTCCTCGCGGTTGATCGACCCGGAGCTCCGGCGCACCTTGAACGTGCTCACCACGTCCGGGGTGTCGCCGTCGACGGCCATGTCGACCACCCGCACCGTCGCGCCCGCGACCGTGGACAGCACGTTCACCGCCGCGCCGCCGGTGAGGAAGTTCGCCACCATCTGGGCGGTGACCTCGGTGGGGTAGGCGGACACGCCGTGCCTGGCGATCCCGTGGTCGCCCGCGAACACCACGACCCTCGGCCGGGTGAACGGCCGCGGCGGGCAGACGCCCTGGCACGACGACACCCACGCGGCGACGCCCTCCAGCTTCCCGAGCGCCCCCACCGGCTTCGTCAGGGTGTCCAGGCGGGCGAGCGCCTGCAGCAGCACCTGTTCGGCGGGCGGTTCCACGGGCGGGAACGTGAAGTCCGCGTCCTCGTCCTCGCTGGTGCTCACGGCCCAGTACCTCCGGCTTCGCGCAGTGTCAGTGGAATCCCGGCGACGAGCAGCAGCACCTCGTCGCACATCTCGGCCAGCCGCGCGTTGAGCCGACCGAGGTGATCACGGAAGAGCCTGCCAGAGCGGGTGGACGGCACCACGCCTAGCCCGACCTCGGCGGACACCACGACCAGTCGGCCCCGGAATCCGCGCACCGCGTCGACCAGCTCCCCGCACGCCCGCTCGACCGCGTCGGTGTCGTCGTCCTCCCACGCGCCCGCGTCGTCGAGGACGTTGACCAGCCAGGTCGACAGGTCGTCCACGAGCAGCGGGGGACCGGCGTCGTCCTCCAGCAGCGCGGCCAGGTCCTGGGTCTCCACAGTGGTCCAGCTGTCCGGTCTGCGTTCGACGTGCAGGGCGATGCGCCGGTCCCAGTCGGCGTCGCCGTCGTAGCGGCGGGCCGTGGCCACGTAGGTCACCGCCGGGTCCGTGAGCAGGCCCTCGGCATGCGCCGACTTGCCCGAGCGGGCGCCGCCGAGCACGAGTGTCCGACGCGTCACACCCGACTCCGTTCCTGGATCGCATAGCCTGACCTGGCACGTTACCCGGAGGACATCGCGAGGAGGCCGTTGTGGACTACCGGTGGCGCTACCAGGACGAGCAGGGGCGCGAGGTCGACGGTCCCGATGAGACGTTCGCCGA
This window contains:
- the cobT gene encoding nicotinate-nucleotide--dimethylbenzimidazole phosphoribosyltransferase; this translates as MSTSEDEDADFTFPPVEPPAEQVLLQALARLDTLTKPVGALGKLEGVAAWVSSCQGVCPPRPFTRPRVVVFAGDHGIARHGVSAYPTEVTAQMVANFLTGGAAVNVLSTVAGATVRVVDMAVDGDTPDVVSTFKVRRSSGSINREDALTREEAIAAITAGMRIADEEVDGGADLLIAGDMGIGNTTPAAVLIASLTGSEPVSVVGRGTGIDDAGWMRKTAAIRDALRRARKVIGDPVALLATAGGADIAAMVGFLGQAAVRRTPVLLDGVVVGAAAVVAEELAPGAREWWKAGHLSAEPAHALALGHLSLEPLLEFDMRLGEGTGAVAALPLVMMATKVLAEMATFDSAGITDKG
- the cobU gene encoding bifunctional adenosylcobinamide kinase/adenosylcobinamide-phosphate guanylyltransferase, giving the protein MTRRTLVLGGARSGKSAHAEGLLTDPAVTYVATARRYDGDADWDRRIALHVERRPDSWTTVETQDLAALLEDDAGPPLLVDDLSTWLVNVLDDAGAWEDDDTDAVERACGELVDAVRGFRGRLVVVSAEVGLGVVPSTRSGRLFRDHLGRLNARLAEMCDEVLLLVAGIPLTLREAGGTGP